In Onthophagus taurus isolate NC unplaced genomic scaffold, IU_Otau_3.0 ScKx7SY_16, whole genome shotgun sequence, the genomic stretch ctatttgaGCTATTTATTATGGCGCGCCATTTTTGTTTTgctcaaaaatttttggttaccaatttaattaatttatctcaagttaattattaatcaatctgtattgagttaattttattaatttctttgttaatcgtttttaattaaataaaaattaaatttgaaaaaaatcgcttcaatttagtagtttttaattttttgaggttggtAATGAAAAGTTTTTCGCGACTAATGTCAAAACCTTAACCTAACCTATAAAAGTGTGTATGTAATAAAATCGCGCATTTGGGGCCCGTTTTTTTTCCTAACTAAATACGAAATGGCGGATATGGCGTCTCTTTTGGAGGATTTGATCGGAATACGCCAATTGTTGTGGGGGCCGGTTATAAAGCAGGATATTTTTAGGCGATGGTCCCAAGGTGatttatttgatgtttttgtgACTTTTTCGTTTGACAAATCCCCTTTTTAGGATTTTATTTTAGTCAACACGAACGTAGCGGTTTAGAACAATTAGAGGGAGGCCCATGCTCGATAATAGCCCCGACCCAAGCTTacatattaaagaaattattattagattacGGAAACTTCTCGTTTCGAGATAATGTAACTCATGAAATCTTTACAGttaactttttataattttacttGATTTAAGATGACAGAAGAGCTCCAAAATAACGTTTTAGTGCACGCGGTTTGCGATATGTTGCGTCAATGCACCCACGATCGATTTTGCGTGGTCTATTTAGACCAAAAAGTGAATTCGATGGAGATCGAATCGACCTCAGCTCACGCGGACCCGGAAAAGTTCCACGATCATCTACGCATTACAATTTTATCTGGGTTAACCGAATTGGAGAAATACTTTCACGAGAACGTTAATAGTTTAAAACGGCAATACGGGGCgttattgtttttgtattcCGTAATATCAACTAAGGGATTAGATCAAGTGAAATTAGAGTGCGACTCGACCGATCCTTTAATCGACGCTATTTACGGCTACGGAAGTCaaagtttaataaatctaATGATAACGGGGAGAGCTGTTACTTACGTTTGGGATCATGAACAGGACGTGGgcggattaaaattaaaaggattGGATAAGCAAAGTCAAATAGGATTCATAACCTCAATGGAGCATTTACGATATTGCACGGTGGGCTCGTTTTATAAAAGCCCGGTGCACCCCATTTGGGTTTTAGGCTCGGACACGCATTTAACCGTTCTTTTTAGTGAAGAGCGCAAATTGGTTAGCCCCGAAACGAAGAGCGAACAAGCGAGGCGCGTTTTTAAAAACTACGATAAAGACggaaataatttcattaacgTTGAAAGTCTCCAAGCCGTTTTACAAGAATTAGACCTCGTCAGTGACTCGGCTTAGTAAATACCAACTAAAATAAgcgaataaataaattaataaaaccattTTTAGCGTGGATATAATGCGGAAGAAATTAGATTCGGAAAATTTAGGTATTATTCTTTTAAACGCTTTTATGGAGGAATTTTTTCCAACGGAGGAATCGTCCGTGCCCGATATGTTCCAATTAATACATTATAACGGGTTACCTATAAGTAATGTTGACGGTCAAGTAAGGGGGGCCCACCAAATCGGTTAAAACGattacatttatttcatttttaggttaagtaTCACGTGGGCTCCGCAATATTACTCGAATCGGACGTTAGATCAATATGCGAATCGAATCCGATGTTGACGTGCCTACAGACTAAATGGCCAAACATAGAGATAACGTGGTGGAATAATATCACACCCAGTTTGAACTAAAAGATCGAAAAAGTATTAAAGTGACAGTTATTAAGTTAAAGAATTGGgaggaatttttttaatttttaggagCCGctttagagatttttttttattaaaatattaaagaaaaacggagctttaataaaataatattataattaatgaattattacgattattattaatttttattttttaacttttctacatattaatttaaacaattaaaaagtacTGTACCATTTTagtattgatttttttgtaataattaaactaaaataaagattaatcgtttttgttattaattaattaataattatttataaataataaaattaagttggcactaaaacgtcatttaaaatcaatttcttaaaaaaaattaagttggtaaCTCTTCATTAAAAcgattaaatgtcaaaaagcgAATAGGCGGAAAAAATAATCCGATTTGTGGAGAAATTCCCGGAATCTCCTCATCAAAATTAGACCAAAAAACATTCTACGATGAGCAAAATTTATAATCactttttttaactccaaaaattatacaaaatattaaagtagtttgaattaattgaagaagatagtatatatatggttatagttcatttttttctataatatctGTCAaattgtaaagttggcaaaattaacagggagttttgttttatcatgttttgaagaaaatatgtcacattgacgtttgagctttcgttattcaaaaagaaaaggtgcataaaaagtgttgtggggtgtttatttgccatttatttatctagaaaaggtattttatactattaattactttgtagcacgtttttacaacaaatatgtacttcgtgaaaatcgtatttatctaaaaatttattagtattttaacctcaactaattagttactgaaaatgttactaaaaatcatgaaaacaacataaattttataagggtcctagataataccaacagaaaccctaaataatttacattgacaagtattatagaaaaaaaacgaactatagttctagtttgacacttgcactgtcattAGAATCTGtaaattgtgataatatcgataagtttcttatttttcttttaaacccTTTTTCCTTTTGGAATAACGTATTATTTTAGCTTTAACCTTGcttcttattaatttctttaatattattaataaaagtattttttaggttatgttgataTAGTACAATGTTTCACCGAAAGATGTCACTAAAATCCTTCtaattaaacatatttttctaattatattaatttaaactaaattgattcattttattgttaaatcttattattaatttatccttaaatttaaaaaaatcattattatttagtaatttttaataatagtaaaaattaattaaataataattaat encodes the following:
- the LOC111417360 gene encoding ubiquitin carboxyl-terminal hydrolase MINDY-3 homolog isoform X1 — protein: MADMASLLEDLIGIRQLLWGPVIKQDIFRRWSQGFYFSQHERSGLEQLEGGPCSIIAPTQAYILKKLLLDYGNFSFRDNMTEELQNNVLVHAVCDMLRQCTHDRFCVVYLDQKVNSMEIESTSAHADPEKFHDHLRITILSGLTELEKYFHENVNSLKRQYGALLFLYSVISTKGLDQVKLECDSTDPLIDAIYGYGSQSLINLMITGRAVTYVWDHEQDVGGLKLKGLDKQSQIGFITSMEHLRYCTVGSFYKSPVHPIWVLGSDTHLTVLFSEERKLVSPETKSEQARRVFKNYDKDGNNFINVESLQAVLQELDLVSDSAYVDIMRKKLDSENLGIILLNAFMEEFFPTEESSVPDMFQLIHYNGLPISNVDGQVKYHVGSAILLESDVRSICESNPMLTCLQTKWPNIEITWWNNITPSLN
- the LOC111417360 gene encoding ubiquitin carboxyl-terminal hydrolase MINDY-3 homolog isoform X2, with translation MEVIKMTEELQNNVLVHAVCDMLRQCTHDRFCVVYLDQKVNSMEIESTSAHADPEKFHDHLRITILSGLTELEKYFHENVNSLKRQYGALLFLYSVISTKGLDQVKLECDSTDPLIDAIYGYGSQSLINLMITGRAVTYVWDHEQDVGGLKLKGLDKQSQIGFITSMEHLRYCTVGSFYKSPVHPIWVLGSDTHLTVLFSEERKLVSPETKSEQARRVFKNYDKDGNNFINVESLQAVLQELDLVSDSAYVDIMRKKLDSENLGIILLNAFMEEFFPTEESSVPDMFQLIHYNGLPISNVDGQVKYHVGSAILLESDVRSICESNPMLTCLQTKWPNIEITWWNNITPSLN